The following proteins are encoded in a genomic region of Xanthomonas citri pv. mangiferaeindicae:
- a CDS encoding pteridine reductase (Involved in pteridine salvage and antifolate resistance), with the protein MDTPRPVVLITGAARRLGAAIARHLHAQGHDVALHCHASRADADALAATLEAERPGSAAVLQADLADADATAALVAATVARFGRLDALVNNAAAFAPAPLEDSDAAAFDALMAVNARAPFLLARAAAPHLRRASGAIVNIVDLYAERPRADLVAYAASKAALLGLTRGLAVALAPQVRVNAVAPGAILWPEDGGDPELRARILEATPLRRQGRVEDIAEAVGWLLRGAGFSTGEVLHVDGGRML; encoded by the coding sequence ATGGACACCCCACGCCCCGTCGTGCTGATCACCGGCGCCGCGCGCCGCCTCGGCGCCGCGATCGCCCGTCATCTGCATGCACAGGGCCACGACGTCGCACTGCATTGCCACGCCTCGCGCGCCGATGCCGACGCGTTGGCGGCCACGCTCGAGGCCGAGCGCCCGGGCAGCGCCGCCGTGCTGCAGGCCGACCTGGCCGATGCCGACGCCACCGCCGCGCTCGTCGCCGCGACGGTGGCCCGGTTTGGCCGGCTCGATGCCTTGGTCAACAACGCCGCGGCCTTTGCGCCAGCGCCGCTGGAGGACAGCGACGCGGCCGCATTCGATGCGCTGATGGCAGTCAACGCCCGCGCGCCGTTCCTGCTCGCACGCGCCGCCGCGCCGCACTTGCGCCGCGCCAGCGGCGCGATCGTCAACATCGTCGACCTCTATGCCGAACGCCCGCGCGCCGACCTGGTCGCCTATGCGGCGTCGAAGGCAGCGCTGCTCGGGCTGACCCGGGGCCTCGCGGTCGCGCTGGCGCCGCAGGTGCGGGTCAACGCGGTGGCACCGGGCGCGATCCTGTGGCCGGAGGACGGCGGCGATCCCGAGCTGCGGGCGCGCATTCTCGAGGCGACCCCACTGCGCCGGCAGGGCCGGGTCGAGGACATCGCCGAGGCGGTCGGCTGGCTGTTGCGCGGCGCCGGCTTCAGCACCGGTGAGGTGCTCCACGTCGACGGCGGCCGCATGCTGTGA
- a CDS encoding beta-hexosaminidase, with translation MVRPFQHLVYLSLGLAATTLVAACPPHPQRPHEVVVAPALMPAPARLVAGDGGFDLSAATPLHADGLAGQQAARRFAALAAKSNGLRLAAPAAGGPAPGAIAFVLDPAVSPEAPEGYALEIAQDGIVVRAADARGLFHGATTLWQLVAQAQGEAMTLPALRIEDAPRFGWRGLMLDSARHFQSVDEIKHVLDAMAMHKLNVFHWHLTDDQGWRIEIKRYPRLAEVGGCRIPAGDGGIDPATGAPVPYCGYYTRDQIREVVAYAATLHIEVVPEINGPGHAQAAVAAYPELGVLDTPVPVLAEWGVNRTLFNVEESTFTFLENVLAEVVTLFPGRYVHVGGDEAVKDQWQASPRVQQRMRELGVRDEAQLQSHFIGRMERYLSTHGRRLIGWDEILEGGLPPEATVMSWRGIEGGIAAAALGHDVVMSPSSDLYLDYLQTDAPDEPPGRPSMVTLEQVYRFEPVPAALPAAQRHHILGVQANMWTEHTRSFARLQHNLFPRMAALAETAWSPVEARDYADFLARLPVQLQRYRAMDIAYAQTPFQALATIDGDRRDGSARATLRNPLGYPIHYTLDGRAPDAGSPRYTAPLDLRLPVQLRAAAFAADGTSLAPATTHAVDATSLLTRRNAELAVCPDIGRLLLRLEDDGPLTGERAIFNVTIFHPCWLWPAADLGDIDRLTVRAGRMPYAFQLAHDEPQRTFLPARTAHGELQVQGEGCAGPVLATVPLPAAPDADGFVSLDVPLDTGALGTRRATDLCLRFTGDTRPTMWVLDAVTLQPR, from the coding sequence ATGGTCCGACCGTTCCAGCACCTTGTTTACCTGAGCCTCGGCCTGGCCGCCACCACTCTGGTGGCCGCCTGCCCCCCGCATCCGCAACGGCCGCATGAAGTCGTCGTGGCCCCGGCCCTGATGCCCGCGCCTGCCCGGCTCGTCGCCGGCGACGGCGGCTTCGATCTCAGCGCGGCTACACCGCTGCATGCCGACGGCCTGGCCGGGCAACAGGCAGCGCGCCGGTTCGCCGCGCTGGCCGCCAAGTCCAACGGTCTGCGCCTGGCCGCGCCCGCAGCCGGCGGCCCGGCGCCCGGCGCGATCGCGTTCGTGCTCGATCCGGCGGTCTCGCCCGAGGCGCCCGAAGGCTATGCGCTGGAGATCGCGCAGGACGGCATCGTGGTGCGCGCCGCCGATGCGCGCGGTCTGTTCCATGGTGCGACGACGCTGTGGCAGTTGGTCGCGCAGGCCCAGGGCGAGGCGATGACACTGCCGGCGCTGCGCATTGAGGATGCCCCGCGCTTTGGCTGGCGCGGGCTCATGCTCGATTCGGCCCGGCATTTCCAGAGCGTCGACGAGATCAAGCACGTGCTCGACGCGATGGCGATGCACAAGCTCAACGTCTTCCATTGGCACCTGACCGACGACCAGGGCTGGCGCATCGAGATCAAGCGCTATCCGCGCCTGGCCGAGGTCGGCGGGTGCCGCATTCCGGCCGGCGATGGCGGCATCGATCCTGCGACCGGCGCGCCGGTGCCCTACTGCGGCTACTACACCCGGGACCAGATCCGCGAGGTCGTGGCCTATGCCGCGACGCTGCATATCGAGGTCGTGCCGGAGATCAACGGCCCCGGGCACGCCCAGGCTGCGGTCGCGGCCTATCCCGAGCTCGGCGTGCTCGACACGCCGGTCCCGGTACTCGCCGAATGGGGCGTCAACCGCACGCTGTTCAATGTCGAGGAGTCGACCTTCACGTTTCTGGAGAACGTGCTGGCCGAGGTGGTCACGCTGTTCCCGGGCCGCTATGTGCATGTCGGCGGCGACGAAGCGGTCAAGGACCAGTGGCAGGCGTCGCCGCGGGTGCAACAGCGCATGCGCGAACTCGGCGTGCGCGACGAGGCGCAGTTGCAGAGCCATTTCATCGGCCGGATGGAGCGCTACCTGTCCACGCATGGTCGGCGCCTGATTGGTTGGGACGAGATCCTCGAAGGCGGCCTGCCGCCGGAGGCGACGGTCATGTCGTGGCGCGGGATCGAGGGCGGCATCGCCGCTGCCGCGCTCGGCCACGACGTCGTCATGAGCCCGTCTTCGGACCTGTACCTGGATTACCTGCAGACCGACGCGCCCGACGAGCCGCCGGGCCGGCCGTCGATGGTCACGCTCGAGCAGGTCTACCGGTTCGAGCCGGTGCCCGCCGCGCTGCCGGCCGCGCAACGCCATCACATTCTCGGCGTGCAGGCGAACATGTGGACCGAGCACACGCGCAGCTTCGCGCGCCTGCAGCACAACTTGTTCCCGCGCATGGCGGCGCTGGCCGAGACCGCCTGGTCGCCGGTGGAAGCCCGCGACTACGCGGATTTTTTGGCGCGCCTGCCGGTGCAGTTGCAGCGCTACCGCGCGATGGACATCGCCTACGCGCAAACGCCGTTCCAGGCGCTGGCCACGATCGACGGCGACCGCCGCGACGGCAGCGCGCGGGCGACATTGCGCAATCCGCTCGGCTACCCGATCCACTACACCCTCGATGGCCGCGCGCCGGATGCCGGCTCGCCGCGCTACACCGCACCGCTCGATCTGCGCCTGCCGGTGCAGCTGCGCGCGGCCGCGTTCGCCGCCGACGGCACGTCGCTGGCGCCGGCCACGACCCATGCGGTCGATGCGACCTCGCTGCTGACCCGCCGCAACGCCGAGCTGGCGGTCTGCCCCGATATCGGGCGCCTGCTGCTGCGGCTCGAGGACGACGGTCCGCTGACCGGCGAGCGCGCGATCTTCAACGTGACGATCTTCCACCCCTGCTGGCTGTGGCCGGCGGCGGACCTGGGCGATATCGATCGGTTGACGGTCCGCGCCGGACGCATGCCCTATGCGTTCCAGCTGGCCCACGACGAACCGCAGCGCACCTTCCTGCCGGCGCGCACCGCGCACGGCGAGCTGCAGGTCCAGGGCGAGGGCTGCGCCGGTCCGGTGCTGGCGACGGTGCCGTTGCCGGCGGCGCCCGATGCCGATGGCTTCGTCAGTCTCGACGTGCCGCTCGATACCGGCGCGCTGGGCACACGACGCGCGACCGATCTGTGCTTGCGCTTCACCGGCGACACCCGGCCGACGATGTGGGTGTTGGACGCGGTCACGCTGCAGCCGCGTTGA